In one window of Solanum pennellii chromosome 2, SPENNV200 DNA:
- the LOC107010831 gene encoding rRNA-processing protein CGR1 produces the protein MACTVDFRCLDEGFGGKTYKRKRAEKEQGNGNGNGIEAMEVEEIPRKRQAVPSEEDPNKPVLGRPTYDGVIAGRVSGRNWKQPRKHRSSAAKVSVKGKSLEQRMKEKEIKKAYKERINELKEEIRHNKVEKRKQREEREKKKQENILKSGTKVQKVTNPKTLKKIAKSKQRKLLKVVSDHLLNRGNNNSIS, from the coding sequence ATGGCGTGTACTGTGGATTTTCGGTGCCTGGACGAAGGATTCGGAGGAAAAACGTACAAACGAAAGAGAGCAGAGAAAGAGCAAGGTAATGGTAATGGTAATGGTATAGAAGCCATGGAAGTGGAGGAGATTCCAAGGAAGAGACAAGCGGTACCATCTGAGGAGGATCCAAACAAACCTGTATTGGGAAGGCCGACATACGACGGGGTGATTGCAGGGAGGGTATCGGGAAGGAATTGGAAACAGCCGCGTAAACACAGATCATCGGCAGCGAAGGTGAGCGTGAAGGGGAAGTCATTGGAGCAGAGGATGAAAGAGAAGGAGATAAAAAAGGCGTACAAGGAGAGAATCAATGAGCTCAAGGAAGAGATAAGACACAACAAGGTGGAGAAGCGGAAGCAGAGGgaggaaagagagaaaaagaagcaGGAAAACATTCTCAAGTCTGGCACCAAGGTTCAGAAGGTCACCAAtccaaaaaccctaaaaaagaTTGCCAAATCTAAGCAGAGGAAGCTCCTCAAGGTTGTTTCTGACCATCTTCTTAACCGTGGAAACAACAATTCTATCTCATAG